One stretch of Candidatus Falkowbacteria bacterium DNA includes these proteins:
- the galU gene encoding UTP--glucose-1-phosphate uridylyltransferase GalU — MVKVKKLIIPVAGYGTRFLPATKAQPKEMLPVVDKPIVQYVVEDAVRSGIETIILVTGSGKRAVEDHFGYNYELQNFLRKAGKEEMRKEIKKIADMANFIYIRQKGPYGNGTPVLCCKHLIGDEPFAVMWGDEFFYTKKKPQLKQLTEVYEKYGDPVLTAYGVSKKDTNKYGIIDGLEVEKDVLQVNTIVEKPGPEKAPSLLASLGGFVLTPDIFEELEKTKLGKGGELWLVDAIFKLSKKRPIYAKKIDGIYYDTGSKLGYLRANVELALTRPDLRADFRKYLKSLKI, encoded by the coding sequence ATGGTTAAAGTCAAAAAATTAATTATTCCAGTGGCTGGGTACGGAACTAGATTTTTGCCAGCTACAAAGGCGCAACCAAAAGAAATGTTGCCAGTAGTTGATAAGCCGATTGTTCAGTATGTGGTTGAGGATGCAGTAAGGTCTGGTATTGAAACAATAATTTTAGTTACCGGTAGTGGTAAACGAGCCGTGGAAGATCATTTTGGTTACAATTATGAATTGCAGAATTTTCTAAGAAAAGCGGGAAAAGAAGAAATGCGAAAAGAGATTAAAAAAATTGCGGACATGGCCAATTTTATTTATATACGGCAGAAAGGTCCATATGGCAATGGTACACCAGTTCTGTGTTGCAAGCATTTGATTGGAGATGAGCCGTTTGCTGTAATGTGGGGAGATGAATTTTTTTATACCAAGAAAAAACCACAACTCAAACAATTAACGGAAGTTTATGAAAAATATGGAGATCCTGTTTTGACTGCCTATGGCGTATCCAAAAAGGACACAAATAAATATGGCATTATTGATGGGCTGGAAGTTGAAAAAGATGTTTTACAAGTTAATACAATAGTAGAAAAACCAGGACCAGAAAAGGCACCTTCATTATTAGCTTCTCTTGGTGGTTTTGTTTTGACACCAGATATTTTTGAAGAATTAGAAAAAACCAAATTAGGAAAAGGCGGGGAATTGTGGTTGGTTGATGCTATTTTTAAATTATCCAAGAAGCGACCAATTTATGCCAAGAAGATTGATGGTATTTATTATGATACAGGTTCAAAGCTTGGTTATTTACGTGCGAACGTTGAATTGGCACTAACTAGGCCGGACCTGAGAGCTGACTTTAGAAAGTATTTGAAAAGTTTAAAAATATAA
- a CDS encoding extracellular solute-binding protein — MTKTKTYKIVSILLLVAVSFSVSACTKGGDGNAQKAYKKETLVWWNLWDNSADVQGLIAAYKQLHPNVRIDYHKLRYDEYEQELVEALAEDRGPDVFTMQNTWVKRYMTKLLPAPDKVVTPIKYIKGSIKKEEIVEFRTTKLPTPAEVRKKYLDAVSLDTVVVNDTSNKKSEQIERVWGLPMSMDSLVMYYNKDILNNAGIVEPASNWNDFQEHVKRITQISKDSGQILLSGTAMGTADNVERNFDILSLLMMQNLTPMTNAYGQATFTEKPEGVTGVSAPPAIGAVEYYTQFASPLHEVYTWNKQMPNSIDAFIDGKVAYVFGYAHHRERIRAEAPQLDFNVAPVPQVGDNQRVNYASYWVQGVSKKTEIKDYAWDFVNFITSEKNVVEYLNETQQTTALRSTKLINEHLANELLSAKADQLLTAKSWYRGESPIAAEGIFNSMINYILEGTLEIDEAIENAASQINYSIKKKL, encoded by the coding sequence ATGACAAAAACAAAAACATACAAAATAGTATCAATTTTGTTGTTGGTGGCTGTGAGTTTTTCTGTTTCTGCTTGTACCAAAGGGGGCGATGGAAATGCGCAAAAAGCTTATAAAAAGGAAACTTTAGTTTGGTGGAATTTGTGGGATAACTCGGCAGATGTACAGGGTCTTATAGCAGCATACAAACAATTACATCCGAATGTAAGGATTGATTATCACAAGCTTCGATATGATGAGTACGAACAAGAATTAGTAGAGGCTTTGGCGGAAGATCGAGGACCAGATGTTTTTACCATGCAGAATACTTGGGTAAAGCGCTATATGACCAAGTTACTGCCAGCACCAGACAAAGTGGTAACTCCAATTAAATATATTAAAGGTTCAATCAAAAAAGAAGAAATTGTAGAATTTAGAACAACAAAATTACCTACCCCAGCTGAAGTTAGAAAAAAATATTTAGATGCCGTTTCTTTAGATACAGTTGTTGTTAACGATACAAGTAACAAAAAGAGTGAGCAAATAGAGAGGGTTTGGGGATTGCCCATGAGTATGGATTCTCTGGTAATGTATTATAATAAAGATATTTTGAATAATGCCGGGATTGTTGAGCCAGCAAGTAATTGGAATGACTTTCAAGAGCACGTGAAGAGAATTACCCAAATAAGTAAAGATTCAGGGCAAATACTATTGTCTGGAACTGCGATGGGCACGGCTGACAATGTAGAAAGAAACTTTGATATTTTATCACTTTTAATGATGCAGAATTTAACTCCAATGACTAATGCTTATGGTCAGGCTACGTTTACTGAAAAACCAGAAGGCGTAACAGGAGTGTCTGCTCCACCAGCTATAGGAGCAGTTGAATACTATACTCAGTTTGCTTCACCACTACACGAGGTTTATACTTGGAATAAGCAGATGCCTAATTCAATAGATGCCTTTATTGATGGCAAAGTAGCATATGTATTTGGTTATGCGCATCATCGTGAACGAATTAGAGCAGAGGCACCACAATTGGATTTCAATGTTGCACCAGTTCCGCAGGTCGGAGATAATCAGAGAGTTAATTATGCGAGTTACTGGGTGCAGGGCGTGTCTAAGAAAACTGAGATTAAGGATTATGCTTGGGATTTTGTTAATTTTATTACTAGTGAAAAAAATGTTGTTGAGTATTTGAATGAAACTCAGCAGACCACTGCTTTGCGTTCAACTAAGTTGATTAATGAACATTTAGCAAATGAATTATTATCGGCAAAGGCTGATCAATTATTAACGGCCAAGAGTTGGTATCGGGGAGAAAGTCCAATTGCAGCTGAGGGAATTTTTAATTCAATGATAAACTATATTTTAGAAGGAACTTTGGAAATTGATGAAGCAATAGAGAATGCTGCCAGTCAAATAAATTACTCGATAAAAAAGAAGTTATGA
- a CDS encoding NUDIX hydrolase, translating into MAYKGKKSVLAVDLLPVIGWKRVALIKRAKWPCLEKLCIVGGHFDADNEHNENLPEHERNLPDISVPHAALREANEEIHLETVTLEDLVEWCWLDEIGRDPREEQPDEDRRVSKCFLVHLESEEALKDCFADSDALELVICDIDSLTEDDMGFDHWIAIKKLQAEKQRLWEFWTQLSSHCFTHRCDALITEEKLLQDECTADTLDIAWHTSEGRAQLITMGIEMFIVACPFCGHKITPPIFY; encoded by the coding sequence ATGGCGTATAAAGGCAAAAAATCAGTTCTAGCAGTAGATCTCCTTCCGGTAATTGGTTGGAAAAGGGTGGCCCTAATCAAGCGAGCCAAGTGGCCGTGCTTGGAAAAATTATGTATCGTTGGTGGTCATTTTGACGCAGATAATGAGCACAATGAAAACTTGCCTGAGCATGAGCGTAACTTGCCAGACATCAGTGTTCCACACGCTGCGCTACGCGAAGCCAACGAAGAAATTCATCTGGAAACAGTAACGCTTGAAGACCTGGTTGAGTGGTGTTGGCTTGACGAGATTGGCCGTGATCCACGAGAAGAACAACCTGACGAAGATCGCCGAGTTTCCAAATGTTTCTTGGTTCACCTCGAATCAGAAGAAGCTCTTAAAGATTGTTTTGCGGACTCAGACGCACTGGAACTGGTTATCTGCGACATTGATTCTTTGACCGAAGATGACATGGGATTTGACCACTGGATTGCAATCAAGAAACTCCAGGCTGAAAAACAGCGACTTTGGGAGTTCTGGACCCAATTAAGTAGTCACTGTTTTACTCACAGGTGTGATGCTCTTATTACAGAAGAAAAGCTTCTGCAAGACGAATGCACTGCCGATACTCTAGATATTGCTTGGCACACCTCAGAGGGCAGAGCACAGCTCATAACTATGGGGATTGAAATGTTTATTGTAGCTTGTCCCTTCTGCGGACACAAAATTACTCCTCCAATTTTCTATTAA